One part of the Esox lucius isolate fEsoLuc1 chromosome 10, fEsoLuc1.pri, whole genome shotgun sequence genome encodes these proteins:
- the c10h5orf49 gene encoding uncharacterized protein C5orf49 homolog isoform X1, with product MMDVSLEVKSKPISTISVYSYIPPRRTEPKEMTYYNSDSKAKEVSLYDCIHRRAEGYNNKLHRDDREHAKSRGLDMYSEESSRPTPVLSSSEYGRRQPPLLYKPGRQFVRISHIRAEFFGKNGITHNVEEGYGSVVPV from the exons ATGATGGATGTGTCATTAGAGGTAAAATCAAAACCAATTTCAACAATATCTGTGTATAGTTACATTCCACCAAGACGAACTGAACCAAAAGAAATGACCTATTACAATAGTGACTCCAAG GCCAAGGAGGTATCCCTATATGACTGCATACACAGACGGGCAGAAGGCTACAACAACAAACTGCACCGCGATGATAGAGAACACGCCAAAAGCAGAGGGCTAGACATGTACTCTGAG GAGTCTTCCAGACCTACACCGGTCCTGTCCTCGTCCGAGTATGGCAGACGCCAGCCTCCTCTCCTATACAAACCTGGCAGGCAGTTTGTCCGTATCTCTCACATCCGCGCGGAGTTCTTCGGGAAAAACGGGATCACACACAACGTGGAGGAGGGGTATGGGTCAGTTGTTCCTGTGTGA
- the c10h5orf49 gene encoding uncharacterized protein C5orf49 homolog isoform X2 yields MMDVSLEAKEVSLYDCIHRRAEGYNNKLHRDDREHAKSRGLDMYSEESSRPTPVLSSSEYGRRQPPLLYKPGRQFVRISHIRAEFFGKNGITHNVEEGYGSVVPV; encoded by the exons ATGATGGATGTGTCATTAGAG GCCAAGGAGGTATCCCTATATGACTGCATACACAGACGGGCAGAAGGCTACAACAACAAACTGCACCGCGATGATAGAGAACACGCCAAAAGCAGAGGGCTAGACATGTACTCTGAG GAGTCTTCCAGACCTACACCGGTCCTGTCCTCGTCCGAGTATGGCAGACGCCAGCCTCCTCTCCTATACAAACCTGGCAGGCAGTTTGTCCGTATCTCTCACATCCGCGCGGAGTTCTTCGGGAAAAACGGGATCACACACAACGTGGAGGAGGGGTATGGGTCAGTTGTTCCTGTGTGA